In Sebaldella sp. S0638, one genomic interval encodes:
- the accD gene encoding acetyl-CoA carboxylase, carboxyltransferase subunit beta, with product MGIFSAKKTKNQYAKVTTKSKLTLDITESSQWKKCSKCNEIIYNEDLKNNLNVCPKCGNYFPLNAFERIELLIDERTFEEQDITLNSKDFLNFPMYKEKLEESIDKSRMLDAVISGSGKINGIDVNIAVMDFNFMGGSMGSVVGEKVTRILEKSLKEKVPAIVVASSGGARMQEGIVSLMQMAKTSGAVKRLNEEGVPFISVPVNPTTGGVTASFAMLGDVIITEPDALIGFAGPRVIEQTINQKLPKGFQRAEFLLEHGMVDIISERKDLKETIFRVLEKLV from the coding sequence ATGGGAATTTTTTCTGCTAAAAAAACGAAAAATCAATATGCTAAAGTTACAACTAAATCTAAACTGACTTTAGACATAACAGAAAGCAGCCAATGGAAAAAATGTTCGAAATGCAATGAGATAATATATAATGAAGATCTGAAAAATAATCTTAACGTTTGTCCGAAATGCGGCAATTATTTTCCGCTGAATGCATTTGAAAGAATAGAATTATTAATAGATGAGAGAACTTTTGAAGAGCAGGACATCACGCTTAATTCAAAAGATTTTTTAAATTTTCCAATGTACAAAGAAAAGCTGGAAGAAAGTATTGATAAAAGCAGAATGTTAGATGCTGTGATTTCGGGTTCCGGAAAAATAAACGGAATTGATGTGAATATCGCAGTAATGGATTTTAACTTTATGGGCGGAAGTATGGGCTCGGTAGTTGGTGAAAAAGTTACAAGAATACTGGAAAAATCTCTTAAAGAAAAAGTTCCGGCTATTGTGGTAGCAAGCTCAGGAGGAGCCAGAATGCAGGAAGGGATAGTATCTCTTATGCAGATGGCTAAGACTTCAGGTGCGGTAAAAAGACTAAACGAAGAAGGAGTACCTTTTATTTCTGTACCGGTTAATCCTACCACAGGAGGGGTAACAGCTTCATTTGCCATGCTTGGGGATGTCATAATAACAGAACCTGATGCATTAATCGGGTTTGCAGGTCCGAGAGTAATAGAGCAGACCATAAACCAGAAACTTCCAAAAGGATTTCAGCGTGCTGAATTCTTATTAGAACATGGAATGGTAGACATAATATCTGAAAGAAAAGACCTGAAAGAAACAATATTCAGAGTTCTTGAAAAATTAGTGTAA
- a CDS encoding histidinol-phosphatase: protein MLADYHMHFEYGSYDEEWVKGFFESAREKGVDELGITEHTHGFKEFKDLYYDELILDNSEIGEFQKKWLGNTKSKFIHTLDEYRDFINSLKKKGYPVKFGVEVCNFRNQEKVAEILSKYEFDYIIVSIHFIKGWGFDFSALKNVFEKRSVYSIWEDYTEEIENVASTGLYDVLGHPFNLRLFNNLPEKNVDSLLEKTAKILKENNMAVDINTGTYYRYPVNEISPYEDFMKFVKKYEIPVILSSDAHEPGHAGFMIKEAAEYASKFGISSFLKFDKRRSISEIIDLKNK from the coding sequence ATGCTTGCAGACTATCATATGCATTTTGAATATGGAAGTTATGACGAGGAATGGGTAAAGGGATTTTTTGAATCAGCGCGTGAAAAAGGCGTGGATGAACTTGGGATAACAGAGCATACACATGGATTTAAAGAGTTCAAAGATTTATATTATGATGAACTGATACTGGATAATAGTGAAATTGGTGAGTTTCAGAAAAAATGGCTTGGCAATACCAAGTCAAAATTTATCCATACTCTTGACGAGTACAGGGATTTTATAAACAGTCTGAAGAAAAAAGGTTATCCTGTGAAATTTGGGGTAGAGGTATGTAATTTCAGAAATCAGGAAAAAGTCGCTGAAATATTATCTAAATATGAATTTGATTATATAATTGTGTCAATACATTTTATTAAAGGCTGGGGTTTTGATTTTTCAGCTTTAAAAAATGTTTTTGAAAAGCGAAGTGTTTACAGCATATGGGAAGATTATACAGAAGAAATTGAAAATGTCGCATCTACAGGTCTTTATGATGTGTTAGGACATCCTTTTAATTTGAGACTGTTTAATAATTTGCCAGAAAAAAATGTAGACAGTCTGCTTGAAAAAACAGCAAAAATTTTAAAAGAGAATAACATGGCAGTGGATATAAATACAGGAACTTATTACAGATACCCTGTAAATGAAATAAGTCCCTATGAAGATTTTATGAAGTTTGTAAAAAAGTATGAAATACCGGTAATTTTATCAAGTGATGCGCATGAACCCGGTCATGCGGGATTTATGATTAAAGAAGCGGCAGAATATGCTTCAAAATTCGGAATAAGCAGTTTTTTGAAATTTGACAAAAGAAGAAGTATTTCTGAAATCATCGATTTAAAAAACAAATAA
- the pykF gene encoding pyruvate kinase PykF: MKMTKIVCTIGPKSEGKEVLTSLIDNGMNVMRLNFSHGDYEEHGGRIRTAREIMAETNKHIAILLDTKGPEIRTGKLEDGKDVLLETGKEVIITVDYSFVGNKDKFAVSYQGIINDLKPGNIILLDDGLIALEVQGISGTEIKCLIKNTGELGEHKGVNLPGVSVSLPALAEKDIEDLKFGCEQGVDFIAASFIRKAGDVAEVRSVLDANGGENIKIISKIESQEGLDNFDEILELSDGIMVARGDLGVEIPVEEVPFAQKMMIKKCNEEGKVVITATQMLDSMIRNPRPTRAEVGDVANAILDGTDAVMLSGESAKGKYPLETVKTMAAIADRTDRFKKYKDLIFDGDITITEAVSKGAVEAGNLLGAKAILVWTKSGRAARMVRKYGPVVPIVALTDNEQTARQLSLTRGVTSFVDKNLDKTDEFFSRAMELVSTLPTIKNGDIVVLVTGISETGTTNTFKVGIVGE, encoded by the coding sequence ATGAAAATGACAAAAATTGTTTGTACAATTGGACCAAAATCAGAAGGTAAGGAAGTTCTTACAAGTCTGATAGACAATGGTATGAACGTTATGAGACTGAATTTCTCACACGGAGATTATGAAGAACATGGTGGAAGAATAAGAACAGCCAGAGAAATAATGGCTGAAACAAATAAGCATATAGCAATTTTATTAGATACAAAAGGACCTGAAATAAGAACAGGAAAACTGGAAGACGGGAAAGATGTTCTTCTTGAAACAGGAAAAGAAGTAATAATAACAGTTGACTATTCATTTGTAGGAAATAAAGATAAGTTCGCAGTATCTTATCAGGGAATCATCAATGATTTAAAACCAGGAAATATAATTCTTCTTGATGATGGATTAATAGCTCTTGAAGTACAGGGAATAAGCGGAACAGAAATAAAGTGTTTAATTAAGAATACAGGAGAATTAGGAGAGCATAAAGGAGTAAACCTTCCGGGAGTATCTGTAAGTTTACCGGCTCTTGCTGAAAAAGACATAGAGGATCTGAAATTCGGATGTGAACAGGGAGTAGACTTCATAGCAGCTTCATTTATCAGAAAAGCAGGAGATGTAGCGGAAGTAAGAAGCGTCCTTGATGCAAACGGCGGAGAAAATATAAAAATAATTTCAAAAATAGAGAGTCAGGAAGGTCTTGATAATTTTGACGAAATTCTGGAATTATCAGACGGAATCATGGTAGCCAGAGGAGATCTCGGGGTAGAAATACCAGTAGAAGAAGTTCCTTTTGCACAAAAAATGATGATAAAAAAATGTAATGAAGAAGGAAAAGTAGTAATTACAGCTACTCAAATGCTGGATTCAATGATAAGAAATCCAAGACCAACAAGAGCAGAAGTGGGAGACGTAGCAAATGCAATACTTGATGGTACAGATGCAGTAATGCTTTCAGGAGAATCGGCAAAAGGAAAATATCCGTTGGAGACTGTGAAAACTATGGCAGCTATAGCTGACAGAACAGACAGATTCAAAAAATATAAAGATCTTATTTTTGACGGAGATATTACTATAACAGAAGCTGTATCTAAAGGTGCAGTGGAAGCAGGAAATCTTCTTGGTGCAAAAGCAATACTTGTATGGACTAAGAGCGGTAGAGCTGCAAGAATGGTAAGAAAATACGGACCGGTTGTTCCTATAGTAGCACTTACTGACAATGAGCAGACAGCAAGACAGCTTTCATTAACAAGAGGAGTAACAAGCTTTGTAGATAAAAATCTGGACAAAACAGATGAATTCTTCTCAAGAGCAATGGAACTGGTATCTACATTACCAACTATCAAAAACGGTGATATAGTAGTATTAGTTACAGGAATATCTGAAACAGGAACTACAAATACATTTAAAGTAGGAATAGTAGGAGAATAA
- a CDS encoding dihydrofolate reductase family protein, with protein MEAEPKVILYIAMSLDGYIAKEDGSVDWLENAGNGAEGSYLEFYNTIDTIIMGRKTYDQILTFGEWGYKGKNTYVLTADTSKNTDNPNIEFVDTDVEDLTIRLKQESGSNIWLLGGAEIINAFLERRLIDEYRITVIPAIIGSGIPLFTADTEEHLDFKEVIEYDGIVELKYEKKKIKIANFEINNYNNK; from the coding sequence ATGGAAGCAGAACCAAAAGTTATATTATATATAGCAATGAGCCTTGACGGATACATAGCAAAAGAAGACGGCAGCGTGGACTGGCTGGAAAATGCAGGCAATGGTGCAGAAGGAAGTTATCTGGAATTTTATAATACTATTGATACAATAATAATGGGAAGAAAAACTTATGATCAGATCCTTACTTTTGGTGAGTGGGGATATAAAGGGAAAAATACTTATGTACTAACTGCTGATACATCAAAAAATACTGATAATCCTAATATTGAATTTGTTGATACAGATGTTGAAGATCTTACTATCCGGCTGAAACAGGAATCAGGGTCAAACATCTGGCTTCTGGGCGGAGCTGAGATAATAAACGCTTTTTTGGAGAGACGGCTTATAGATGAATACAGAATAACTGTTATTCCTGCTATAATAGGATCGGGTATACCGCTTTTTACAGCTGACACAGAAGAACATCTGGATTTTAAAGAGGTAATAGAATACGATGGAATAGTAGAATTGAAATATGAAAAAAAGAAAATAAAAATTGCAAATTTTGAAATAAATAATTATAATAATAAGTGA
- a CDS encoding tRNA1(Val) (adenine(37)-N6)-methyltransferase, whose translation MKKTGEEILGAINGLKIIQRNDHQNYTLDSRLLSDFCRINRHVKKILDIGTGNAILPLLLSQKSKAEITGIEILEISADLAVKNVELNKLSDRIKIIEGDIKKWKDYFRPAEFDQIITNPPFFKYDGNDDQINDLEQLSVARHEYNIKLEDIIQISSALLKNGAYFTMVHRSERLVEILDLLVKYKLEPKRIRFCHTKKDAPAKTLLIEAVKGAKKSLVIENPLILSD comes from the coding sequence ATGAAAAAGACAGGGGAAGAAATATTAGGTGCCATAAACGGACTAAAGATAATACAGAGAAATGACCACCAGAATTATACTCTGGATTCAAGGCTTTTATCAGACTTTTGCAGAATAAACAGACATGTAAAAAAAATTCTTGATATAGGTACAGGAAATGCAATATTGCCTCTGCTGTTATCACAGAAATCAAAAGCAGAGATTACAGGAATAGAGATACTGGAAATATCAGCAGATCTTGCTGTAAAAAATGTAGAATTAAATAAACTATCTGACAGAATAAAAATCATTGAAGGTGATATAAAAAAATGGAAGGATTATTTCAGACCGGCAGAGTTTGACCAGATAATTACCAATCCCCCTTTTTTTAAATATGACGGCAATGACGACCAGATAAATGATCTGGAACAGCTTTCTGTGGCAAGGCATGAATATAACATAAAACTGGAAGATATAATACAAATATCTTCTGCATTATTAAAAAACGGTGCATATTTTACTATGGTACACAGAAGTGAAAGACTGGTGGAAATACTTGATCTTCTGGTAAAATATAAGCTTGAGCCAAAACGGATAAGATTTTGTCATACTAAAAAAGATGCACCCGCAAAAACACTCCTTATAGAAGCAGTGAAAGGTGCCAAAAAGTCTTTAGTAATAGAAAATCCACTGATATTATCAGATTAA
- a CDS encoding sugar ABC transporter ATP-binding protein, producing the protein MENNDVLEMLGITKEFPGVKALDNVTLKVKEGTVHSLMGENGAGKSTLMKCLFGIYSLDSGRILFKDEEVNFKNPKEALENGISMIHQELSPVPFRNIIDNIWLGRFKTKRLFGVGVKVVDEKYLYAETEKLLKKLQLDVSPRIEMKDLSVSQMQMVEIAKAISYNAKVIVMDEPTSSLTENEVDKLFEIIKQLKSEGVSIIYISHKMEEILKISDEVSIMRDGKYIGTWAAKELTTDLIISKMVGRELNERFPEKNNIPENEDILRVENLTSINEKSFNNVSFNLKKGEILGLGGLVGAQRTELVEAIFGLRKIKSGKIFLNGKEVNINNPSEAIKNKMALVTEERRATGIFEVLSVKDNVLITTYADLIKYHVAVDDKLGKSITIESIDNLKIKTPDEKTQIRNLSGGNQQKVVFARWLLSSPDILILDEPTRGIDVGAKFEIYNIIIDLAQKGKSIILITSEMSELLGLSDRIVVMCEGKKSGILDRKEANQEKIMELATKYM; encoded by the coding sequence ATGGAAAACAATGATGTACTGGAAATGCTGGGTATTACTAAAGAATTTCCAGGTGTAAAGGCATTGGATAATGTAACCCTGAAAGTGAAAGAAGGTACAGTTCACTCACTAATGGGAGAAAATGGTGCCGGAAAATCAACATTGATGAAGTGCCTTTTTGGAATATACAGTCTGGACAGCGGCAGAATACTGTTTAAAGATGAGGAAGTGAATTTTAAGAATCCTAAAGAGGCTCTGGAAAATGGAATTTCTATGATCCATCAGGAATTAAGCCCTGTTCCTTTTAGAAATATTATAGATAATATATGGCTTGGAAGATTTAAGACAAAGAGACTTTTCGGAGTGGGAGTGAAGGTAGTAGACGAAAAGTATCTATATGCCGAAACAGAGAAACTGCTGAAAAAGCTTCAGCTTGATGTGAGTCCGCGGATTGAAATGAAAGATCTGTCGGTATCGCAGATGCAGATGGTGGAAATAGCAAAAGCCATATCATATAATGCCAAAGTCATAGTAATGGATGAGCCGACATCATCACTTACAGAAAATGAAGTTGATAAATTATTTGAAATAATAAAACAGCTTAAATCAGAAGGAGTATCAATAATTTATATATCTCATAAAATGGAAGAAATACTGAAAATATCTGATGAAGTAAGTATAATGAGAGACGGGAAGTATATAGGAACGTGGGCAGCTAAAGAGCTTACCACTGATTTGATTATATCAAAAATGGTGGGAAGAGAGCTGAATGAAAGATTTCCTGAAAAAAATAACATTCCTGAAAATGAGGATATACTAAGGGTAGAGAATCTGACATCTATAAATGAAAAATCTTTTAATAATGTCAGTTTTAACCTGAAAAAGGGTGAAATATTAGGACTGGGAGGTCTCGTAGGTGCTCAGAGAACTGAGCTTGTAGAAGCTATATTTGGTCTTCGTAAGATCAAAAGCGGAAAAATTTTTCTGAATGGTAAGGAAGTAAATATAAATAACCCGTCAGAAGCTATAAAAAATAAGATGGCACTGGTAACAGAGGAAAGAAGGGCAACAGGAATTTTTGAAGTATTGTCGGTAAAGGATAATGTTCTTATTACGACATATGCAGATTTAATAAAGTATCATGTTGCAGTAGATGATAAGCTTGGAAAGAGTATAACAATAGAAAGCATAGATAATCTGAAAATAAAAACACCTGATGAAAAAACACAGATTAGAAATCTTTCCGGCGGAAACCAGCAAAAGGTGGTATTCGCAAGATGGCTTCTGTCTTCGCCGGATATACTCATACTGGATGAACCTACAAGGGGAATAGATGTAGGTGCTAAATTTGAAATTTATAATATAATAATAGATCTCGCACAGAAAGGTAAAAGTATAATCCTGATAACCTCGGAAATGAGTGAGCTTTTAGGGTTAAGCGACAGAATAGTTGTTATGTGTGAAGGGAAGAAAAGCGGGATACTCGACAGAAAAGAAGCAAATCAGGAAAAAATCATGGAATTAGCTACTAAATATATGTAG
- a CDS encoding TetR/AcrR family transcriptional regulator: protein MARRAGFQINREDIIRAAIKQISKYGFSNFTLSNLSKELNITKAALYWHFKSKNDILMEVLRYIELEYISKISEICDEKNLSASEKLKNYLSFVYEKSETDVHLCIIPSKLLGEFLHKDSEFHEEIREIYANYKESIAKILIDGIIEGDFKKSTSPIDHARFIVGSIDGILQQYISDHTHVHKVFNSGEKFSEYVMTLFV, encoded by the coding sequence ATGGCGAGAAGAGCAGGATTTCAAATTAACAGGGAGGATATAATCAGAGCAGCAATAAAGCAAATATCAAAATATGGTTTCAGTAATTTTACTTTATCAAATCTTAGTAAGGAGCTGAATATAACGAAGGCGGCGTTATATTGGCACTTCAAGAGTAAAAATGATATTTTGATGGAGGTTTTAAGATATATTGAACTAGAGTATATTAGTAAAATTAGTGAGATATGTGACGAAAAAAATCTTTCTGCAAGTGAAAAACTAAAAAATTATTTATCATTTGTTTATGAAAAAAGTGAAACTGATGTGCATCTTTGTATTATACCATCTAAATTATTAGGTGAATTCTTACATAAAGACAGTGAGTTTCATGAAGAAATAAGAGAAATATACGCAAACTATAAAGAGTCAATAGCAAAGATCCTTATAGACGGGATCATAGAGGGAGATTTCAAAAAAAGCACTTCACCTATAGATCACGCAAGATTTATTGTCGGATCAATAGATGGAATTCTACAGCAATACATATCTGATCATACACATGTACATAAGGTTTTCAATTCAGGAGAGAAATTTTCAGAATATGTCATGACACTTTTTGTTTAA
- a CDS encoding tRNA-dihydrouridine synthase: MQVMTAPMAGVTDYSFRKILYEFSPDIIFTEMVDVNALKYNNHRTLDEILRRAGNEAVQIFGNKNDDFLQAVKILINKGFGHIDINLGCPMKKIVRAGKGSALLLEYEFVKNLTADIKKEYGSDITLSIKIRTGYKNFSNPEYYVNLAEEYDLYQICIHGRTQEQMYSGYADWNIIKEMKQKYKNVTIIGNGDLTNLQEIKEKTELAKPDGIMLARGLLGNPWLIKAAKDYFNTGESVEYEVSREEIKNTLIKHINYCIEDKGEIRANLDMRKHIFWYLKNLENIEKIKNDIIKIKTIRDVLKYIVDNI, translated from the coding sequence ATGCAGGTAATGACTGCACCTATGGCGGGAGTGACTGATTACAGTTTTAGGAAAATACTGTATGAATTTTCTCCGGACATCATATTTACTGAAATGGTAGATGTAAATGCATTAAAATACAATAATCACAGAACATTGGATGAAATACTGCGAAGAGCAGGAAATGAAGCAGTACAGATTTTTGGAAATAAAAATGACGATTTTTTGCAGGCAGTAAAGATTCTTATAAATAAAGGGTTTGGGCATATAGATATAAATCTGGGATGTCCGATGAAGAAAATAGTCAGGGCAGGGAAAGGTTCCGCCCTGCTTTTAGAATACGAGTTTGTGAAAAACCTGACTGCGGATATAAAAAAGGAGTATGGCAGCGATATTACGTTATCAATAAAAATAAGAACAGGTTATAAAAATTTTTCAAACCCCGAATATTACGTAAATCTCGCAGAAGAGTATGATCTGTACCAAATATGCATCCATGGAAGAACTCAGGAGCAGATGTACAGCGGTTATGCAGACTGGAATATAATAAAAGAAATGAAACAAAAATATAAAAATGTAACTATCATAGGAAACGGCGATTTAACAAATCTTCAAGAAATAAAGGAAAAAACAGAATTAGCAAAGCCTGACGGCATAATGCTTGCAAGAGGTCTGCTCGGCAATCCATGGCTGATAAAAGCAGCAAAAGATTATTTTAATACAGGTGAGTCCGTGGAATATGAAGTAAGTAGGGAAGAAATAAAGAATACCCTGATAAAACATATAAATTACTGTATAGAGGATAAAGGAGAAATAAGGGCAAACTTAGATATGAGAAAACATATCTTTTGGTATTTAAAGAATCTGGAAAATATAGAAAAAATAAAAAATGATATTATAAAAATTAAAACTATAAGAGATGTACTTAAATATATTGTAGACAATATATAG
- the mglC gene encoding galactose/methyl galactoside ABC transporter permease MglC, producing MDQTFQINKMKNFFAKNAIYMVLVVLVLIIGMLNKNFLQINNLTNVLIIASVRIIIALGVGGILITKGTDLSSGRTVGLTACVAASLMQRADYADKMYKNLPHLPIIAAVLAAVVVGMVIGLINGSVVSFLKVPPFIATLGTMVIVYGMSSMYTKAKPIGGLRDDFTNLATGKNVLIPNIVFIAIIIMILIWFLLNKTVFGKNIYAIGGNPVAAEVSGVKVEANLLKIYILAGALYGLAGTLLAARTGGATNNYGLMYELDAIAAATIGGVSTSGGIGKVSGIITGVLIFEVLNNGLVILGVDTNAQNIVKGIIIITAVALDIRKYLAKK from the coding sequence ATGGATCAAACTTTTCAAATAAATAAAATGAAAAACTTTTTTGCTAAGAATGCGATCTATATGGTTTTGGTTGTTTTGGTTTTAATTATAGGAATGCTTAATAAAAATTTTCTTCAGATAAATAACCTGACTAATGTATTGATAATAGCATCTGTAAGAATCATAATAGCCCTCGGAGTGGGAGGAATCCTGATTACCAAGGGAACAGACCTTTCTTCAGGAAGAACAGTAGGACTTACTGCCTGTGTGGCTGCGAGTCTTATGCAAAGAGCAGATTATGCTGATAAAATGTATAAAAATCTTCCTCATCTTCCGATAATAGCAGCTGTACTGGCTGCTGTAGTAGTGGGTATGGTAATTGGGTTAATAAACGGGTCAGTAGTTTCATTCTTAAAAGTTCCTCCGTTTATAGCAACATTGGGGACAATGGTAATAGTGTACGGTATGTCAAGTATGTATACGAAAGCGAAGCCTATAGGAGGATTAAGAGATGACTTTACCAATCTTGCCACGGGGAAGAACGTACTTATACCAAATATTGTCTTTATCGCGATTATTATAATGATACTAATATGGTTTCTGCTGAATAAAACCGTATTCGGAAAGAATATTTATGCCATCGGAGGAAATCCTGTGGCTGCAGAGGTATCAGGAGTGAAAGTAGAAGCCAATCTTTTGAAAATATATATTCTTGCAGGAGCATTATACGGACTTGCCGGAACACTGCTTGCAGCAAGAACAGGAGGAGCCACTAATAACTACGGTCTGATGTATGAGCTTGACGCCATAGCGGCGGCAACAATAGGAGGAGTATCTACATCAGGAGGAATAGGAAAAGTTTCGGGAATTATCACAGGGGTACTGATCTTTGAAGTGTTAAATAACGGATTGGTAATACTGGGTGTTGATACAAATGCACAAAATATAGTTAAAGGTATAATAATTATTACTGCTGTAGCATTAGATATACGAAAATATCTTGCTAAAAAATAA
- the pfkA gene encoding 6-phosphofructokinase, translating to MKKIGILTSGGDSPGMNTAIRAVTKMAMNYNCEMYGIKRGYKGMLNDEIFKLNPLDVSGIADRGGTILLSARLPEFKQPEVRAKAAENLKRHGIEGLVVIGGDGSYRGADLLFREHGIKVVGIPGTIDNDIAGTDYTIGYDTTLNIILDAISRIRDTANSHERTYLIEVMGRDCGDLALYSAMAGGANGVLIPEVNRSIDELAEDIKERRSQRKLSDIIIVAEGVGHVFDIAKELKEKINTEIRVTVLGHIQRGGSPTAFDRVLATRMGARAFELLMEGESGIMVGMENNKMVTHAISYAWENKTNISLDDYNLTHLLSI from the coding sequence ATGAAAAAGATCGGAATTTTAACAAGTGGTGGAGACTCACCAGGTATGAACACAGCGATCAGAGCCGTTACTAAAATGGCAATGAACTACAACTGTGAGATGTACGGTATTAAAAGAGGATATAAGGGAATGCTTAATGATGAAATATTTAAGCTTAATCCTCTCGATGTATCAGGTATAGCAGATAGAGGAGGGACTATTCTGCTGTCGGCGAGACTTCCGGAATTCAAGCAGCCTGAGGTAAGGGCAAAGGCAGCTGAAAACTTGAAGAGACATGGAATTGAAGGGTTAGTAGTAATAGGAGGAGATGGTTCTTATCGTGGAGCTGATCTTCTTTTTAGAGAACATGGAATAAAGGTAGTAGGAATTCCAGGAACAATAGATAATGACATAGCCGGTACTGATTATACAATCGGTTATGACACAACACTGAATATTATTTTAGATGCTATTTCCAGAATAAGAGATACTGCGAATTCACATGAGAGAACATATTTAATTGAAGTAATGGGGAGAGATTGCGGGGATTTAGCATTATATTCTGCTATGGCCGGAGGAGCTAACGGTGTATTAATACCAGAGGTTAACAGATCAATAGACGAGCTGGCAGAAGATATAAAAGAAAGAAGATCTCAAAGAAAACTATCAGACATTATTATCGTGGCAGAAGGCGTAGGTCATGTTTTTGACATAGCTAAAGAGCTGAAAGAGAAAATAAATACAGAAATAAGGGTAACTGTATTAGGTCACATCCAAAGAGGAGGTTCACCTACTGCATTCGACAGAGTATTAGCTACAAGAATGGGTGCAAGAGCATTTGAACTTCTTATGGAAGGTGAGAGCGGAATAATGGTCGGTATGGAAAATAACAAAATGGTAACTCACGCTATCTCTTACGCATGGGAAAATAAAACTAACATTTCTTTGGATGATTATAACTTAACTCATCTTTTATCTATATAA
- a CDS encoding acetyl-CoA carboxylase carboxyltransferase subunit alpha: MSIEAEMRDLESKIEELKKFSKEQNIDFSKQIEELEEVLKEKIKEFSKTEIDAWGRTQISRNPKRPYTMDYIERIADDFVELHGDRLSKDDHAIVGGLGSIDGNGVMIIGHQKGRDMEANIYRNFGMASPEGYRKALRLMRMAERFEIPILTFIDTSGAYPGLEAEEKGQAEAIAKNLAEMFGLTVPIIAVVIGEGGSGGALGIGVADSVLMMENSIYSVISPEGCASILFKDSKKAPEAARSLRIDAFSLKSLGIIDGIIKEPIGGAHRDYDETAKNLKSAVVKEFRKLEKIEIEKLLENRYNKFRRIGEFFE, from the coding sequence ATGAGTATAGAAGCTGAAATGAGAGATTTGGAATCTAAAATAGAGGAATTAAAAAAATTCTCAAAGGAACAAAATATAGATTTTTCCAAGCAGATAGAAGAATTGGAAGAAGTTTTGAAAGAGAAAATAAAAGAATTTTCAAAAACCGAGATAGATGCTTGGGGAAGAACACAAATATCAAGAAATCCAAAAAGACCTTATACAATGGATTATATAGAGAGAATAGCAGATGACTTTGTAGAACTTCACGGAGACAGACTGTCAAAAGATGATCATGCAATAGTGGGCGGTCTGGGATCTATAGACGGAAACGGGGTCATGATAATAGGACATCAAAAAGGCCGTGATATGGAAGCAAATATATATAGAAATTTTGGTATGGCAAGTCCCGAAGGGTACAGAAAAGCCCTTAGGCTCATGAGAATGGCTGAGAGATTTGAGATACCTATTTTGACATTCATAGATACTTCCGGAGCATATCCGGGACTGGAAGCAGAAGAAAAAGGACAGGCTGAAGCAATAGCGAAAAACCTTGCTGAAATGTTCGGATTAACTGTTCCGATAATAGCAGTGGTAATAGGAGAAGGAGGAAGCGGCGGAGCTCTTGGAATCGGAGTAGCTGATTCTGTACTTATGATGGAAAACAGTATTTATTCTGTAATTTCACCTGAAGGATGTGCAAGTATTTTATTTAAAGACTCCAAAAAAGCACCTGAGGCAGCAAGAAGTCTTAGAATAGATGCTTTTAGTTTAAAAAGTCTTGGGATAATAGATGGAATTATAAAAGAGCCTATTGGCGGGGCACACAGAGATTATGACGAAACTGCCAAAAATTTGAAAAGTGCCGTAGTAAAGGAATTTAGAAAATTAGAAAAAATAGAAATTGAAAAATTGTTGGAAAACAGATATAATAAATTTAGGCGAATTGGTGAATTTTTTGAGTAG